One Miscanthus floridulus cultivar M001 chromosome 11, ASM1932011v1, whole genome shotgun sequence DNA window includes the following coding sequences:
- the LOC136493347 gene encoding protein S-acyltransferase 21-like isoform X2 — translation MARRHGWQLPAHTLQVVAITVYFLLCIAFYAFFSPFLGKDLYEYIAVVIYSFLALSVLILYVRCTAIDPADPGILISMDGTLFYKSEDTQEEAGKPGLRNGDGEDIQKHKSCFGRVCFCCAICTTGDCREEDEANHEEDYGEEALFCTLCNAEVRTHSKHCRSCDKCVDGFDHHCRWLNNCVGRKNYITFLCLMAVSLAWLAVECGVGIAVFVRCFTDKTAIEDQIVEKLGDGLSRAPFATIVALATALSMLASVPLGELFFFHMILIRKGITTYEYVVAMRAQSEPPGPSVNDDQQSLASSPMSSTPTGFSGSSFARHYKGAWCTPPRIFIDQDEIIPHLEPGRVPSTVDPDTTDPMERMKTHPKRPVRISAWKLAKLDSNEAMKAAAKARASSSVLKPINTCNQYEADSDNLSTRSSAISADTGHHRYPRSCGNSQYKPSYLPSRASADDIELYPQTPSSFQSNSRTPTPLAEHHPSKHFNPIYQTSANRSPFSAKASVSEAPVSEITNAGRSYPPPRADRSSRSSVYWDQEAGRFVSAQANQGYTGQSIFFGGPLIADPAARSFRDPGGSSQRSAGPRPHQLPVFDPSDPQKDQLSRLP, via the exons ATGGCGCGGCGCCACGGGTGGCAGCTTCCCGCGCACACCCTGCAG GTGGTGGCTATAACAGTGTACTTCTTGCTTTGTATAGCATTCTATGCTTTCTTCTCTCCATTTCTTGGGAAGGACTTGTATGAATATATCGCTGTGGTTATTTATAGTTTTCTG GCCTTATCCGTGCTGATTCTATATGTTAGATGTACTGCGATTGATCCCGCTGACCCTGGCATCCTGATTTCCATGGATGGCACACTATTTTATAAATCAGAAG ACACTCAAGAAGAAGCTGGTAAGCCAGGATTGAGGAACGGTGACGGTGAGGATATCCAAAAGCATAAATCATGCTTTGGAAGGGTTTGCTTTTGTTGCGCTATTTGTACAACTGGGGACTGTCGCGAAGAGGATGAAGCTAACCATGAAGAAGATTATGGTGAAGAGGCACTCTTTTGCACCCTTTGCAATGCGGAG GTGCGCACACATAGCAAGCACTGTCGAAGTTGCGACAAGTGTGTTGATGGGTTTGATCATCACTGCCGG TGGCTGAACAATTGTGTTGGAAGAAAAAATTATATCACATTTTTATGCCTTATGGCTGTGAGTCTGGCTTGG CTTGCTGTTGAGTGTGGAGTTGGTATTGCTGTTTTTGTTCGTTGCTTCACTGATAAGACGGCCATAGAAGATCAGATTGTGGAAAAGCTGGGCGATGGTCTTTCACGAGCACCCTTTGCAACCATTGTG GCCCTGGCTACAGCTCTTTCTATGCTTGCTTCAGTACCACTAGGAGAACTATTTTTCTTCCATATGATATTAATCCGGAAG GGCATAACAACTTACGAATAtgttgtggccatgagggctcaGAGTGAACCTCCTGGACCTTCTGTCAATGATGACCAACAAAGCTTGGCATCTTCTCCAATGAGTTCTACACCAACAGGTTTTAGTGGGAGCTCGTTTGCACGGCACTACAAAGGCGCATGGTGCACTCCCCCACGTATCTTCATTGACCAG GACGAAATCATCCCACACCTGGAGCCTGGCCGAGTTCCTTCAACTGTTGATCCTGATACCACAGACCCAATGGAAAGAATGAAAACCCATCCTAAACGTCCAGTCCGCATCAGTGCATGGAAGCTTGCGAAGCTCGATTCAAATGAGGCCATGAAAGCAGCAGCAAAAGCCAGAGCCTCTTCGTCCGTGCTGAAACCGATCAATACCTGCAACCAGTATGAGGCAGACAGTGATAACCTCAGTACCAGAAGTAGTGCCATAAGTGCTGATACCGGACACCATAGGTACCCTCGGTCTTGCGGGAATTCACAGTACAAGCCCTCTTATCTACCCAGCAGAGCAAGTGCAGATGACATCGAGCTGTACCCCCAGACACCGAGCAGCTTCCAGAGCAACTCACGGACTCCAACTCCTCTAGCCGAGCACCATCCCTCCAAGCATTTCAACCCAATCTACCAGACATCAGCAAATAGGTCTCCATTCTCAGCAAAAGCAAGCGTCAGTGAAGCTCCTGTCTCTGAAATCACCAATGCAGGGAGGTCCTACCCCCCACCACGAGCTGACAGGTCCTCCCGGTCATCTGTTTACTGGGATCAGGAAGCTGGAAGGTTCGTGTCTGCTCAGGCAAACCAGGGATACACCGGGCAGTCTATATTCTTTGGTGGACCTCTGATCGCAGACCCTGCAGCAAGAAGCTTCAGAGATCCTGGTGGTTCGAGCCAAAGGTCTGCCGGGCCTCGGCCGCACCAGCTCCCGGTGTTCGATCCCAGTGACCCCCAGAAAGATCAGCTGTCCAGGTTACCGTGA
- the LOC136493347 gene encoding protein S-acyltransferase 21-like isoform X1, with protein sequence MARRHGWQLPAHTLQVVAITVYFLLCIAFYAFFSPFLGKDLYEYIAVVIYSFLALSVLILYVRCTAIDPADPGILISMDGTLFYKSEAPVDTQEEAGKPGLRNGDGEDIQKHKSCFGRVCFCCAICTTGDCREEDEANHEEDYGEEALFCTLCNAEVRTHSKHCRSCDKCVDGFDHHCRWLNNCVGRKNYITFLCLMAVSLAWLAVECGVGIAVFVRCFTDKTAIEDQIVEKLGDGLSRAPFATIVALATALSMLASVPLGELFFFHMILIRKGITTYEYVVAMRAQSEPPGPSVNDDQQSLASSPMSSTPTGFSGSSFARHYKGAWCTPPRIFIDQDEIIPHLEPGRVPSTVDPDTTDPMERMKTHPKRPVRISAWKLAKLDSNEAMKAAAKARASSSVLKPINTCNQYEADSDNLSTRSSAISADTGHHRYPRSCGNSQYKPSYLPSRASADDIELYPQTPSSFQSNSRTPTPLAEHHPSKHFNPIYQTSANRSPFSAKASVSEAPVSEITNAGRSYPPPRADRSSRSSVYWDQEAGRFVSAQANQGYTGQSIFFGGPLIADPAARSFRDPGGSSQRSAGPRPHQLPVFDPSDPQKDQLSRLP encoded by the exons ATGGCGCGGCGCCACGGGTGGCAGCTTCCCGCGCACACCCTGCAG GTGGTGGCTATAACAGTGTACTTCTTGCTTTGTATAGCATTCTATGCTTTCTTCTCTCCATTTCTTGGGAAGGACTTGTATGAATATATCGCTGTGGTTATTTATAGTTTTCTG GCCTTATCCGTGCTGATTCTATATGTTAGATGTACTGCGATTGATCCCGCTGACCCTGGCATCCTGATTTCCATGGATGGCACACTATTTTATAAATCAGAAG CACCTGTAGACACTCAAGAAGAAGCTGGTAAGCCAGGATTGAGGAACGGTGACGGTGAGGATATCCAAAAGCATAAATCATGCTTTGGAAGGGTTTGCTTTTGTTGCGCTATTTGTACAACTGGGGACTGTCGCGAAGAGGATGAAGCTAACCATGAAGAAGATTATGGTGAAGAGGCACTCTTTTGCACCCTTTGCAATGCGGAG GTGCGCACACATAGCAAGCACTGTCGAAGTTGCGACAAGTGTGTTGATGGGTTTGATCATCACTGCCGG TGGCTGAACAATTGTGTTGGAAGAAAAAATTATATCACATTTTTATGCCTTATGGCTGTGAGTCTGGCTTGG CTTGCTGTTGAGTGTGGAGTTGGTATTGCTGTTTTTGTTCGTTGCTTCACTGATAAGACGGCCATAGAAGATCAGATTGTGGAAAAGCTGGGCGATGGTCTTTCACGAGCACCCTTTGCAACCATTGTG GCCCTGGCTACAGCTCTTTCTATGCTTGCTTCAGTACCACTAGGAGAACTATTTTTCTTCCATATGATATTAATCCGGAAG GGCATAACAACTTACGAATAtgttgtggccatgagggctcaGAGTGAACCTCCTGGACCTTCTGTCAATGATGACCAACAAAGCTTGGCATCTTCTCCAATGAGTTCTACACCAACAGGTTTTAGTGGGAGCTCGTTTGCACGGCACTACAAAGGCGCATGGTGCACTCCCCCACGTATCTTCATTGACCAG GACGAAATCATCCCACACCTGGAGCCTGGCCGAGTTCCTTCAACTGTTGATCCTGATACCACAGACCCAATGGAAAGAATGAAAACCCATCCTAAACGTCCAGTCCGCATCAGTGCATGGAAGCTTGCGAAGCTCGATTCAAATGAGGCCATGAAAGCAGCAGCAAAAGCCAGAGCCTCTTCGTCCGTGCTGAAACCGATCAATACCTGCAACCAGTATGAGGCAGACAGTGATAACCTCAGTACCAGAAGTAGTGCCATAAGTGCTGATACCGGACACCATAGGTACCCTCGGTCTTGCGGGAATTCACAGTACAAGCCCTCTTATCTACCCAGCAGAGCAAGTGCAGATGACATCGAGCTGTACCCCCAGACACCGAGCAGCTTCCAGAGCAACTCACGGACTCCAACTCCTCTAGCCGAGCACCATCCCTCCAAGCATTTCAACCCAATCTACCAGACATCAGCAAATAGGTCTCCATTCTCAGCAAAAGCAAGCGTCAGTGAAGCTCCTGTCTCTGAAATCACCAATGCAGGGAGGTCCTACCCCCCACCACGAGCTGACAGGTCCTCCCGGTCATCTGTTTACTGGGATCAGGAAGCTGGAAGGTTCGTGTCTGCTCAGGCAAACCAGGGATACACCGGGCAGTCTATATTCTTTGGTGGACCTCTGATCGCAGACCCTGCAGCAAGAAGCTTCAGAGATCCTGGTGGTTCGAGCCAAAGGTCTGCCGGGCCTCGGCCGCACCAGCTCCCGGTGTTCGATCCCAGTGACCCCCAGAAAGATCAGCTGTCCAGGTTACCGTGA
- the LOC136494390 gene encoding RING-H2 finger protein ATL8-like: protein MHGAARKLMWGTSQVGAAGSDRPDDHDVVIVLASLLCALITVLGIGLVARCACGRGRAQAAAAAANRGVKKSVLRKIPTVPYVAPSAARGDVESRGEPAAESGEATECAICLAEFEEGESMRVLPQCGHAFHAACIDKWLRGHSSCPSCRRILSLQQLPPGERCRRCGARPQDGDSGWKPTYYSAMPPFLA from the coding sequence ATGCACGGCGCGGCGAGGAAGCTCATGTGGGGGACCAGCCAGGTGGGCGCGGCGGGGTCGGACAGGCCCGACGACCACGACGTCGTCATCGTGCTCGCCTCGCTGCTCTGCGCGCTCATCACCGTGCTCGGCATCGGCCTCGTGGCGCGGTGCGCGTGCGGGCGCGGCCGcgcgcaggcggcggcggcggcggccaacaGGGGCGTCAAGAAGTCGGTGCTCCGCAAGATCCCCACGGTGCCGTACGTCGCGCCATCCGCCGCCAGAGGCGACGTGGAGTCAAGGGGGGAGCCGGCGGCGGAGTCAGGGGAGGCGACGGAGTGCGCCATCTGCCTGGCGGAGTTCGAGGAGGGCGAGTCCATGCGCGTGCTGCCCCAGTGTGGCCACGCCTTCCACGCCGCCTGCATCGACAAGTGGCTGCGGGGGCACTCGTCCTGCCCCTCCTGCCGCCGGATCCTGTCCCTCCAGCAGCTACCGCCCGGCGAGCGGTGCCGCCGCTGCGGCGCGCGGCCGCAGGACGGGGACTCTGGTTGGAAGCCCACCTACTACAGCGCCATGCCGCCGTTCCTGGCCTAG